From Fundulus heteroclitus isolate FHET01 chromosome 14, MU-UCD_Fhet_4.1, whole genome shotgun sequence, the proteins below share one genomic window:
- the gpha2 gene encoding glycoprotein hormone alpha-2, with product MSQSISHICLLALISLLLLLSPLGWSKEGQTPGCHLYPINVTIRSDRRGTCKGTHLVYACVGYCESSAFPSRYSVLVASNFTHNITSASRCCTISKDTKVKVRLDCPRGRHYDEIEILTAKACRCDMCRKSRY from the exons ATGTCGCAGAGCATCTCGCACATCTGCCTGCTGGCCCTGAtctccctgctgctgctcctctctcctcttggcTGGAGCAAAGAGGGACAAACCCCAGGATGCCACCTGTACC CCATCAACGTGACCATCCGGAGCGACCGCCGTGGCACCTGTAAAGGGACCCATCTGGTGTACGCCTGCGTGGGCTACTGCGAATCCAGCGCTTTTCCGTCCAGATACTCTGTACTGGTGGCTTCAAACTTCACACACAACATCACCTCTGCATCACGCTGCTGCACAATCAGCAAGGACACCAAG GTCAAAGTTCGCCTGGACTGCCCGCGAGGTCGGCACTACGACGAAATCGAGATCCTGACGGCGAAGGCGTGCCGCTGCGACATGTGCCGCAAGTCCCGCTACTGA